A single window of Sphingobium sp. SCG-1 DNA harbors:
- a CDS encoding NAD-glutamate dehydrogenase: MTQVARPKAVAIEEALRAALALGALPGEREGFDDRALESAASFLSAAAGNRTPGTPVIAIDTAGGETSTSAADPAPAPRSMRIAIVNDDMPFLVDSIANSLSQANLVIHRLLHPILSVSRDAQGKLTAILPSDAPGARRESMIYIEADRADAKARRALEQALDEVLAHVRAAVTDWPAMQQALRADAETIQEEEGAALLRWFLSRHLTQTGYERRTRQGAILSQLGVCALKGEELLAPATIEAAFVWFEEGRRAPLIIKSNRTSRVHRNVLVDLIIVPVREGKDITALSIHAGMWTSAGLAATPDKVPVLRSALTVLMEKFGFDPAGHAGKALVHALTMLPHDILIGFDRETLEQLALTFMSLSDRPRPKLALATSSLARHLYAFVWLPRDELTTARRVSVQDMLAEAANAAVLSWSVALEEGGLALLRITLDLREGGRVPDTEALDRELQRMVRGWLPAVEASLAESEEAGRAAALAQKYANGFPQNYRNGAGPAEAAIDIAQLYRLSGPIARSVRLYRNEDDAAARLRLKLYSNDPVALSEAVPALENFGFRAIEEMTTPIDRGALGHIQRFVLELPGGDAAPVLERADIVQTAIAAVLQGSAENDRFNELVVTAALEPQAVVLFRALYRYLRQTGMAYSMPTVAETLRREADIARALVRLFTALHDPAQKGGEDASKAAEDDIDAGLENVSAIDEDRILRLLRAVIAATLRTNFFAPAAQEALAFKLDSAKVPGLPAPLPWREIWVYSPRVEGIHLRAGPVARGGLRWSDRRDDFRTEILGLMKAQRVKNAVIVPTGAKGGFYPKQLPNPATDRDAWLKEGTESYRIFIRSLLSVTDNLVSGKVKHPAGIVIRDGDDPYFVVAADKGTATFSDVANGIALERKFWLGDAFASGGSNGYDHKAMGITARGAWLSVQRHFAEMDTDVQSEPVHVIGCGDMSGDVFGNGMLLSKSIKLVAAFDHRHIFFDPDPDPAKSWEERARMFALPRSSWDDYDKSLISKGGGVFPRSMKSITLTPEVQAMLGVADSEMDPTTLISAILRSPADLLWFGGIGTYVKAAAQSHGDVGDPANDRLRVNAEELKVKVLGEGANLGITQAGRIAFALAGGRINTDFIDNSAGVDCSDNEVNIKIALNKEMAEGRLSLEDRNALLVRMTDDVAELVLEDNRLQALGLSIAERGGATSLASYVRLIETFEGNGRLDRAVEGLASNEQLLRRAQDGKGLTRPELAVLLATAKLALQDAIEHGALGTDHGMDGELAAAFPAEMQQKEADAIVQHQLRGEIIATKLANRIVNRLGLIHPFELAEEEGCALSDLANAFVVAERLFDVRSLWEDIDAATMPEDARLALLGNIASGMRAQIADILRSLAPGTLPQVGVETLAPGVAKLSAQVDSLLTHEAIRRSGAVAESLTALGAPEELVTRASALFKLDGAVGLAQLASKLKVDEITITQAFTHLGEAVGIDWVQSAAARMEPSDPWERLLISGVARDMQQVRLDFLAQAKGSDVTGFVDAWLERQASRIAQFRALVKRAKSAAVPNVAMLAEIAGQARGLLGR, encoded by the coding sequence ATGACGCAAGTTGCGCGGCCCAAAGCGGTCGCCATCGAAGAGGCGCTGCGCGCCGCTCTTGCACTAGGTGCCCTGCCTGGAGAGCGCGAAGGGTTCGATGACCGCGCACTGGAAAGCGCCGCCTCGTTCCTCTCTGCGGCGGCAGGAAACCGCACTCCCGGTACGCCCGTCATCGCAATCGACACTGCAGGTGGAGAGACGAGCACCAGCGCCGCCGACCCGGCGCCTGCGCCGCGATCGATGCGGATCGCCATCGTAAACGATGATATGCCGTTCCTGGTCGACTCGATCGCCAACAGCCTTTCCCAGGCAAATCTGGTGATTCACCGTCTACTTCACCCTATACTTTCCGTAAGCCGCGATGCGCAGGGCAAGCTCACCGCCATTCTGCCATCCGATGCGCCTGGTGCACGGCGGGAATCGATGATCTACATCGAAGCGGATCGTGCCGACGCAAAAGCGCGCCGGGCGCTGGAGCAGGCGTTGGACGAAGTCCTTGCCCATGTTCGCGCCGCCGTCACCGATTGGCCCGCCATGCAGCAGGCGCTGCGCGCCGACGCGGAAACGATACAGGAAGAAGAAGGCGCGGCATTACTGCGTTGGTTCCTCTCGCGGCATCTGACGCAAACGGGTTACGAACGCCGCACGCGGCAGGGTGCGATCCTCTCTCAACTGGGCGTATGCGCGCTCAAGGGAGAAGAGCTTCTTGCGCCCGCCACAATAGAGGCCGCATTCGTCTGGTTCGAGGAAGGCCGCCGCGCGCCGCTCATTATCAAGTCGAACCGGACGTCGCGTGTGCATCGCAATGTGCTCGTCGATCTCATCATCGTGCCGGTTCGCGAAGGGAAAGACATCACTGCCCTCTCGATTCATGCGGGCATGTGGACGAGCGCCGGACTCGCCGCCACGCCGGACAAGGTGCCGGTGCTGCGGTCGGCGCTTACCGTGCTGATGGAGAAGTTCGGATTCGATCCCGCCGGGCACGCGGGCAAGGCGCTGGTGCACGCCCTTACCATGCTGCCGCATGATATCCTGATCGGGTTCGACCGCGAGACGCTGGAGCAACTGGCGCTGACGTTCATGTCGCTCTCCGACCGGCCGCGGCCCAAGCTGGCGCTGGCGACCAGTTCGCTTGCCCGTCACCTCTATGCTTTCGTATGGTTGCCACGTGACGAACTGACCACGGCCCGCCGGGTTTCCGTGCAGGACATGCTGGCCGAAGCTGCAAACGCCGCCGTGCTGAGCTGGTCGGTAGCGCTGGAAGAAGGCGGCCTCGCGCTGCTCCGCATCACGCTCGACCTGCGCGAAGGCGGCCGCGTTCCAGACACCGAAGCGCTCGACCGCGAGTTGCAGCGAATGGTGCGCGGCTGGCTGCCTGCCGTCGAGGCATCCTTGGCTGAAAGCGAGGAAGCCGGGCGCGCGGCGGCGCTGGCGCAGAAATATGCGAACGGCTTTCCGCAGAACTATCGCAACGGCGCTGGGCCGGCGGAAGCAGCTATCGACATCGCGCAGCTTTATCGTCTGTCCGGCCCCATTGCGCGCAGCGTGCGCCTGTATCGCAATGAGGACGACGCGGCGGCACGGCTGCGCCTGAAGCTGTACAGCAATGACCCCGTCGCCTTGTCGGAAGCCGTCCCGGCGCTGGAGAATTTCGGCTTCCGCGCGATTGAGGAAATGACGACGCCCATCGACCGCGGCGCGCTGGGGCACATTCAGCGCTTCGTGCTTGAATTGCCCGGCGGCGATGCAGCCCCCGTGCTGGAGCGCGCCGACATCGTACAGACGGCCATTGCCGCAGTGCTGCAAGGCTCGGCAGAAAACGACCGGTTCAACGAACTTGTCGTGACTGCCGCGCTGGAGCCGCAGGCGGTAGTTCTGTTCCGCGCGCTCTATCGCTATCTGCGTCAGACTGGCATGGCTTACAGTATGCCGACTGTGGCGGAAACGCTGCGCCGCGAAGCCGATATCGCGCGCGCGCTCGTCCGCCTGTTCACGGCGCTTCATGACCCCGCGCAGAAGGGCGGCGAGGACGCGTCGAAAGCGGCAGAGGACGACATCGATGCGGGACTTGAGAATGTCTCCGCCATCGACGAGGACCGCATCCTGCGCCTGCTGCGCGCCGTCATCGCGGCGACCCTGCGCACCAACTTCTTCGCGCCTGCCGCACAGGAAGCGCTCGCGTTCAAATTGGATAGCGCGAAGGTGCCCGGCCTCCCTGCCCCCCTCCCCTGGCGCGAAATCTGGGTCTATTCACCCCGTGTCGAGGGCATCCATCTGCGCGCCGGACCCGTGGCGCGCGGCGGGCTGCGGTGGTCGGATCGCCGCGACGACTTCCGCACGGAAATCCTTGGCCTAATGAAGGCGCAACGTGTCAAGAACGCCGTCATCGTGCCGACCGGCGCGAAGGGCGGCTTCTATCCGAAGCAACTGCCCAACCCTGCGACGGATCGCGACGCATGGCTGAAGGAAGGAACTGAAAGCTACCGCATCTTCATCCGCTCCCTGTTGTCGGTCACGGACAACCTCGTTAGCGGAAAGGTCAAGCATCCGGCGGGCATCGTCATCCGTGATGGCGACGATCCCTATTTCGTCGTGGCGGCGGACAAGGGGACAGCAACCTTCTCCGATGTCGCCAACGGCATCGCGCTGGAGCGTAAATTCTGGCTGGGCGACGCCTTCGCCAGCGGCGGCTCCAACGGTTACGACCACAAGGCGATGGGCATCACCGCGCGCGGCGCATGGCTCTCAGTGCAGCGGCATTTCGCCGAGATGGACACCGATGTGCAGAGCGAGCCGGTCCATGTCATCGGCTGCGGCGACATGTCGGGGGACGTGTTCGGCAACGGCATGCTGCTCAGCAAATCGATCAAACTGGTTGCGGCGTTCGACCACCGGCACATCTTCTTCGACCCCGATCCCGATCCTGCAAAAAGCTGGGAGGAGCGCGCGCGCATGTTCGCGCTGCCGCGTTCAAGCTGGGACGATTACGACAAGTCGCTGATCTCCAAGGGTGGCGGCGTGTTCCCCCGCTCGATGAAGAGCATTACCCTCACTCCGGAAGTGCAGGCGATGCTGGGGGTAGCGGATAGCGAGATGGATCCCACGACGCTGATCTCCGCGATCCTGCGTAGCCCGGCCGACCTTCTGTGGTTCGGCGGCATCGGAACCTATGTGAAAGCCGCCGCGCAAAGCCATGGCGATGTTGGCGATCCGGCGAACGATCGCCTGCGCGTCAATGCAGAGGAATTGAAGGTCAAGGTTTTAGGCGAAGGCGCGAACCTTGGCATTACGCAGGCCGGGCGCATTGCCTTCGCGCTGGCGGGCGGGCGCATCAACACCGACTTTATCGACAATTCGGCGGGCGTCGATTGTTCGGACAATGAAGTGAACATTAAGATCGCGCTCAACAAGGAAATGGCCGAGGGCCGCCTGTCGCTCGAAGATCGCAACGCCTTGCTCGTGCGCATGACCGATGACGTCGCGGAACTGGTTCTGGAGGATAATCGCCTGCAAGCGCTTGGCCTGTCGATTGCCGAACGCGGCGGCGCGACCAGCCTTGCCAGCTATGTCCGGTTGATCGAGACGTTCGAGGGCAACGGGCGGCTCGACCGCGCTGTTGAAGGATTGGCCAGCAACGAGCAGCTTCTGCGCCGTGCGCAGGACGGCAAGGGGCTGACTCGCCCCGAACTCGCCGTGCTGCTGGCGACCGCCAAGCTCGCTTTGCAGGATGCCATAGAACATGGCGCGCTGGGCACGGATCATGGAATGGACGGTGAGCTCGCCGCCGCCTTTCCTGCCGAAATGCAGCAGAAGGAAGCCGACGCTATCGTTCAGCACCAGCTACGTGGCGAGATCATCGCGACGAAGCTTGCCAACCGCATCGTCAATCGCCTCGGCCTCATCCATCCGTTCGAATTGGCTGAGGAAGAGGGCTGCGCGCTTTCCGACCTTGCCAACGCATTCGTGGTGGCGGAGCGGCTGTTCGACGTGCGCAGCTTGTGGGAGGACATCGACGCCGCGACGATGCCCGAAGATGCGCGGCTTGCCCTGCTCGGCAACATCGCGTCGGGTATGCGCGCGCAGATCGCCGACATATTGCGCAGCCTTGCCCCAGGCACTTTGCCGCAGGTCGGGGTTGAGACGCTGGCACCCGGCGTCGCTAAATTGTCCGCTCAGGTGGACTCGCTGCTGACGCACGAGGCTATCCGTCGCAGCGGCGCGGTCGCGGAAAGCCTGACAGCGCTAGGCGCGCCGGAGGAACTGGTGACGCGGGCTTCGGCGCTGTTCAAGCTCGATGGCGCCGTGGGCCTGGCACAACTGGCGTCGAAGCTGAAAGTCGATGAAATCACCATTACGCAGGCATTTACGCATTTGGGTGAAGCGGTAGGGATCGACTGGGTGCAGTCCGCGGCCGCACGCATGGAGCCAAGCGATCCGTGGGAGCGCCTGCTGATCTCCGGGGTGGCGCGCGACATGCAGCAAGTGCGCCTCGACTTCCTGGCGCAGGCGAAGGGCAGCGACGTGACCGGCTTCGTCGATGCATGGCTGGAAAGGCAGGCGTCGCGCATCGCGCAATTCCGGGCGCTGGTGAAGCGGGCCAAGTCGGCTGCAGTGCCCAACGTCGCGATGCTGGCGGAAATCGCGGGCCAGGCACGTGGGTTGCTGGGGCGGTAA
- a CDS encoding SDR family oxidoreductase: protein MEKWTIGDMARQDGRMAVVTGTGGLGFAVAHALTRAGADVVIAGRDTGKGAEAVARIRSDVAAANVRFETLDLASLGSVARFAERLGKDEQQLDLLVNNAGVMVPPERRETADGFELQFGTNHLGHFALTGHLLPLLCASDGARVVSVSSVAARSGSVDWDDWNATASYSAMPVYARSKIACLMFGFEFERRSGAAGWKISSIAAHPGVARTELLHNGPGRGSLHSRVRSLLPFLFQPAAQGALPLLYAATSPNARAGGYYGPDRLGETRGHPTEAKIPPQALDSAAIKQLWALSEDATGVRF from the coding sequence ATGGAAAAGTGGACAATCGGCGACATGGCTCGTCAGGATGGGCGGATGGCGGTGGTGACTGGCACGGGTGGACTCGGCTTCGCGGTTGCGCACGCGCTAACCCGTGCCGGTGCCGACGTCGTGATCGCCGGACGCGATACCGGCAAAGGTGCAGAAGCCGTTGCTCGCATCCGATCGGACGTGGCGGCGGCGAACGTTCGCTTCGAAACACTCGACCTCGCCTCGCTGGGTTCAGTGGCGCGCTTCGCCGAGCGTTTGGGAAAGGATGAGCAGCAACTCGACCTCCTGGTCAACAACGCAGGTGTGATGGTGCCGCCCGAGCGGCGCGAAACGGCAGATGGCTTCGAACTGCAGTTCGGCACCAACCACCTCGGCCATTTCGCGCTGACGGGCCATCTGCTGCCGCTGCTATGCGCGTCCGATGGAGCGAGGGTGGTTTCGGTGTCGAGCGTCGCTGCCCGGTCGGGATCGGTTGACTGGGATGATTGGAACGCGACTGCCAGCTACAGCGCGATGCCGGTGTATGCGCGCTCAAAGATCGCATGCCTGATGTTCGGCTTCGAGTTCGAACGGCGCAGCGGCGCGGCGGGATGGAAGATCAGTAGCATCGCGGCTCACCCCGGCGTCGCACGTACCGAACTGCTGCACAACGGACCGGGCCGCGGAAGCTTGCACAGCCGTGTGCGGTCCCTGCTGCCGTTCCTGTTTCAGCCCGCGGCTCAAGGGGCGTTGCCGCTGCTGTACGCGGCCACGTCGCCGAACGCGCGCGCTGGGGGCTACTATGGTCCCGATCGCCTCGGCGAGACGCGCGGCCATCCAACCGAAGCGAAGATCCCGCCGCAAGCGCTGGATAGCGCGGCAATAAAGCAGCTGTGGGCGTTGTCGGAAGACGCGACGGGGGTGCGGTTCTGA
- a CDS encoding DJ-1/PfpI family protein, which translates to MTLKSVDPSRRDLLAAAAGLSLMTASIPATAQIPTKPPTLAPTGPKKRLGMILFDGFELFDVFGPLSMFGALQDRVEIVMLAEKAGAIRSGGGPSVIADSALVDAPPLDIVMIPGGIGTRREVASPEFISAVRALAEKTPQVATVCTGSGVLAKTGLLDGHKATTNKMAWKWATAQSTKVWWVAKARWVEDGKFISSSGVSAGTDMALALIAKMYGKETAQWVANRAEYRWHDDPADDPFAALNGLAS; encoded by the coding sequence ATGACCTTGAAATCTGTCGACCCGTCGCGCCGCGACCTGCTGGCCGCCGCTGCCGGGCTTTCCCTCATGACAGCGTCGATCCCCGCAACCGCACAAATCCCGACCAAGCCGCCGACGCTGGCACCTACCGGTCCCAAAAAGCGGCTCGGCATGATATTGTTCGATGGCTTCGAGCTGTTTGACGTTTTCGGACCCTTGTCGATGTTCGGAGCATTGCAGGACCGGGTGGAAATTGTGATGCTCGCTGAGAAAGCCGGTGCGATCAGGAGCGGCGGCGGTCCATCGGTCATTGCCGATAGTGCATTAGTCGATGCGCCTCCTCTCGATATCGTCATGATTCCCGGCGGAATTGGTACGCGGCGTGAGGTGGCCAGCCCGGAGTTCATCAGCGCGGTCCGTGCGTTAGCCGAAAAGACGCCGCAGGTCGCGACGGTTTGCACCGGATCGGGCGTTCTGGCGAAAACCGGACTACTTGACGGTCATAAGGCTACGACCAACAAGATGGCCTGGAAGTGGGCGACGGCACAAAGCACAAAGGTGTGGTGGGTAGCCAAGGCGCGCTGGGTTGAAGACGGTAAGTTCATCTCGTCCTCGGGGGTATCTGCGGGCACCGACATGGCCCTCGCGCTCATAGCAAAGATGTATGGCAAGGAAACAGCGCAATGGGTCGCCAACCGCGCTGAGTATCGCTGGCATGACGACCCTGCCGATGACCCATTTGCGGCGTTGAACGGGCTCGCGAGCTAG
- a CDS encoding TetR/AcrR family transcriptional regulator: MTMVENDIPSTSGLRERKRQETQRRITDAGICLFIEKGIDATTLDEIAAMAGISRRTFFHYFKSKDDILISLQKGLGGMIAGRIRQADEDALPLDAIRASVIGVCAEVPADDMVAIDRLMRSSPAVQARKQASYVEQERILFAALSARWPDPARGMALRLIAMLAIGAIRLATEALSQEGERRSLIELLNAAFDALTSELAGERFDDRPNAHPV; the protein is encoded by the coding sequence ATGACAATGGTTGAAAACGATATCCCGTCGACGTCGGGCCTGCGTGAGCGAAAGAGGCAGGAGACGCAGCGGCGAATCACCGATGCAGGCATCTGTCTGTTCATTGAAAAGGGCATCGACGCGACGACGCTGGACGAGATCGCTGCGATGGCAGGCATCTCGCGCCGCACGTTCTTCCACTACTTCAAGTCGAAGGACGACATCCTCATCTCGCTCCAGAAGGGCCTGGGCGGAATGATCGCTGGTCGGATTCGACAGGCGGACGAAGACGCTTTGCCCCTCGATGCGATCCGTGCGTCAGTAATTGGGGTATGCGCCGAAGTGCCGGCCGACGACATGGTCGCGATCGACCGGCTCATGCGGTCGAGCCCGGCCGTTCAGGCACGCAAGCAGGCCAGCTACGTCGAGCAAGAGCGAATATTGTTCGCAGCGCTAAGTGCACGCTGGCCCGATCCTGCACGCGGGATGGCGCTCCGGCTCATCGCAATGCTCGCGATCGGAGCGATCCGCCTGGCGACCGAGGCCCTGAGTCAGGAGGGCGAGCGGCGTTCGCTCATCGAACTGCTGAACGCAGCGTTCGATGCCCTAACGAGCGAGTTGGCAGGCGAGAGGTTTGACGATCGACCAAATGCGCACCCGGTGTAG
- a CDS encoding PepSY-associated TM helix domain-containing protein produces the protein MSKIALRNFWFQFHKWIGLILAILIIPICITGSALVWHDALDQAINPQRYAFTSAQAKLPPSAYAAAAQRVLAPGEKIVSLRFAEGEPVMVAAAQPRKGSPAARPAGRPGRTVVYMDPGTAKVLDKADGNAGLVRFMHGLHGSLLVPGVGRQIVGWIGVAMVISSVSGIWLWWPTVGSWLRGLRWKRHRNFDTNLHHQLGFWIALPLFVLSLTGAWISFPAFFGQISGEARQQPRRGQPDRMAMMRAQPLATPKTTLDQAIAASKKLAPEQVTSVNWPTDLKAEWSVSFNGKTVAVDDGTGAAKLNAPRETTETTSRLMRRIHDGTGMGMVWQVVIFLGGLIPAILAITGIIMWWRARKWRGDLAKRQKRKIASA, from the coding sequence ATGAGCAAGATTGCGCTACGCAATTTCTGGTTTCAGTTTCACAAATGGATCGGGCTGATCCTTGCCATCCTGATTATTCCAATCTGCATCACCGGTTCAGCACTGGTGTGGCACGACGCGCTGGACCAGGCGATCAATCCGCAGCGCTATGCCTTCACTTCTGCGCAGGCGAAATTGCCGCCATCAGCGTACGCTGCCGCGGCGCAGCGGGTACTGGCTCCGGGCGAAAAGATCGTGTCGCTCCGCTTTGCCGAGGGCGAGCCGGTGATGGTTGCGGCGGCGCAGCCGCGCAAAGGTAGCCCGGCCGCGCGTCCTGCCGGGCGTCCCGGCCGAACAGTCGTCTACATGGACCCCGGCACCGCAAAGGTGTTGGACAAGGCGGACGGTAATGCGGGACTCGTCCGCTTTATGCATGGCCTTCACGGCAGTTTGCTGGTACCTGGCGTGGGGCGGCAGATTGTCGGCTGGATCGGCGTCGCGATGGTGATATCCAGTGTCTCGGGCATTTGGTTATGGTGGCCTACGGTCGGAAGCTGGCTGCGTGGCCTGCGCTGGAAACGCCATCGCAATTTCGACACGAACCTGCATCATCAACTGGGCTTTTGGATCGCGCTGCCGCTGTTCGTGCTTTCGCTGACGGGGGCCTGGATCAGCTTTCCGGCGTTCTTCGGCCAGATATCGGGCGAAGCGCGGCAGCAGCCTCGACGTGGCCAGCCTGACCGTATGGCGATGATGCGCGCGCAGCCGCTGGCGACACCCAAGACTACGCTCGATCAGGCCATCGCTGCGAGCAAGAAGCTGGCTCCGGAGCAGGTCACGTCCGTCAACTGGCCCACTGACCTGAAGGCGGAATGGAGCGTCTCCTTCAACGGGAAAACCGTCGCCGTCGACGACGGGACCGGCGCTGCCAAGCTCAACGCGCCGCGCGAGACCACCGAAACCACATCCCGCCTGATGCGGCGCATCCATGACGGCACCGGCATGGGCATGGTCTGGCAGGTCGTGATCTTCCTTGGCGGCCTCATTCCGGCGATACTTGCGATCACCGGCATCATCATGTGGTGGCGTGCACGTAAATGGCGCGGCGATCTCGCCAAGCGTCAAAAGCGCAAGATTGCATCGGCCTGA
- a CDS encoding glycosyltransferase family 2 protein — MTNAPLDVSFVIPTHDRTDLLVQTVESVLAQTLLPREIIVVDNGVQNRASAALAPFGDRVRLVKSTPNIKQIARNVGIDFASGEWIATLDDDDLLAPDYLAQMAKPMRDGRADILSSDHRKFRDTEQDAQTNFEKAPPGYWDGIPVASDGESWSYVGKFPLDRLLKRVPIYPSTMMIRRRFAQDIGGYDPRMLGIKAEDLEFLIRALTRGNLSLVWKPLVHYRLHPGNETASLDGQAVGRWRIFEFARANHTGLPDYFVEALNRDLPGRRRRIYAVAHRLQDRDAMELLLTLLRPSDLVEIYKQAYRDHDRALMQNILPLIPRNAWTMNLTARRLLSSIPPPIARSFHRTISRLKAS, encoded by the coding sequence ATGACGAATGCTCCGCTCGACGTCTCCTTCGTCATTCCCACGCATGATCGCACTGACTTGCTCGTTCAAACGGTGGAGTCCGTCCTCGCGCAGACGCTATTGCCAAGAGAGATCATCGTCGTCGACAATGGCGTCCAGAATCGCGCTTCGGCAGCGCTCGCGCCCTTTGGTGATAGGGTGCGGCTGGTCAAATCCACGCCGAACATCAAGCAGATCGCGCGCAATGTCGGCATCGACTTTGCTTCGGGCGAATGGATTGCGACCCTTGACGACGACGACTTGCTCGCGCCCGACTATCTTGCCCAAATGGCCAAACCGATGCGCGACGGGCGGGCTGACATCCTGTCGTCGGATCACCGTAAATTCCGCGATACGGAGCAAGATGCGCAAACCAATTTCGAGAAGGCGCCTCCCGGCTATTGGGATGGCATTCCCGTCGCGTCGGACGGAGAGAGCTGGTCTTACGTCGGAAAATTCCCGCTCGACCGACTTCTGAAGCGCGTGCCGATCTATCCCTCCACGATGATGATACGGCGAAGGTTTGCGCAGGACATCGGCGGCTATGATCCGCGAATGCTCGGCATCAAGGCGGAAGACCTGGAGTTCCTTATTAGGGCACTGACACGTGGTAATCTGTCGCTCGTCTGGAAGCCGCTCGTCCACTACCGGCTCCATCCGGGTAATGAGACGGCCAGCCTGGACGGACAGGCGGTTGGGCGGTGGCGGATATTCGAATTTGCGCGCGCCAACCACACCGGTCTTCCCGATTATTTTGTCGAAGCGCTGAACCGCGACCTGCCCGGCCGGCGGCGGCGTATCTACGCCGTGGCGCACAGGCTTCAGGATCGAGACGCAATGGAGCTGTTGCTAACGCTTCTGCGCCCCAGTGATCTGGTGGAAATCTACAAGCAAGCCTATCGCGACCACGATCGTGCGTTGATGCAAAATATCCTTCCTTTGATCCCGCGAAACGCCTGGACGATGAACCTGACCGCGCGCCGGCTTCTCTCGTCGATTCCGCCGCCTATTGCGCGCTCATTTCACAGGACAATCTCCAGGCTTAAGGCTTCATGA